The Chanodichthys erythropterus isolate Z2021 chromosome 12, ASM2448905v1, whole genome shotgun sequence genome contains a region encoding:
- the LOC137031937 gene encoding NACHT, LRR and PYD domains-containing protein 3-like: MASVKELLVNSLKELVKDDLKEFQWYLKNHEYVSTSEMENTDVLDTVDKMVASFGSEEAVKITVNILRRMNQNLLAEQLENKHKEVQAESNMNTSATVGAAPKQIWGSMAEDSKADHHYRMISLRLKNKLQEDYKRILVGNSQTGHRQYLNDIYTDLYVVENETGGIVSDHEVRRIELNNSQFTAKDSAIQCNDIFKDYMGRQNKKVLTMGITGVGKTVSVNKFILDWAEGNENQNILFIFPLPFRKLNMITKNCSLMDLLHECFFSGPEELPSLPKGDCKVMFIFDGLDECRFPLKFDESDGLTDVHEKTTVSKIVTNLVKAHLVSSALIWITSRPAAAGLIPRDYIDQVTEVRGFNDEQKEQYFIKNSPGVSENIIRHIRKSRSLYIMCHIPVFCWISLTVLQPLLIQESNDKVPTTLTGMYTNFLLSQEQKMKKYCDDLELNPKAKSFEQIILKLGKLAFKQLQKGNLIFYKEDLEECGLDVSEGSVFSGLCTQIFQKDKAVSMRSVYSFIHLSVQEFLAALYVFFKYKCSRSTFVFLQSWTEKLKWGIFKKSLFDLHKVVINKALQSNNGHLDLFLRFLLGLSVESNQSDLKELLPALDLKSENVKYTADYIKKKIEKEKSVERTINLFHCLNELNDDFMEDIQNNLNSGNLSAQNLSSAQWSALVFLLLMSEETKEMFELQKYRRSDEALMRLLPVIKNTRRALLQSCNLTGQCCESLSSILLSSNSVMRELDLSNNDLQDSAVKLLSHGLKSPNCQLQILRLPCCNLTDQCCESLSSALQSSDCVLRELDLSNNDLQDSGVKLLSDGLKSPNCQLQMLRLSGCMVTEEGCGYVSSALSLNPLHLRELDLSYNHPGDSGVKLLNDKIKDPNCSLQILNVDHGGEIRMKAGLQKYYCDRTLDPNTAHSRLILSDENRKVTYVYGHQPYPDHLERFKICEQVLCGESLTGRCYWEAEWSGYNADISVTYKGVNEKGRSVWGFGSNDKSWTLICSDYKFSVWHIKKLTSIPAPPPFSNRVGVYLDVLAGTLSFYSVSDTHSLTHLYTFNTTFTEPLYAGFRVYLNSSVYLCQIKTRCTSIKN, translated from the exons ATGGCATCTGTTAAAGAGCTACTTGTGAACTCACTGAAGGAACTGGTGAAAGATGATCTGAAAGAGTTTCAGTGGTACTTGAAGAATCATGAGTATGTTTCAACATCTGAGATGGAGAACACAGATGTCTTAGACACAGTGGATAAGATGGTGGCAAGTTTTGGATCAGAAGAAGCTGTGAAGATCACAGTGAACATCCTGAGGAGGATGAACCAGAACCTTCTGGCTGAACAGttagaaaacaaacacaaagaag TTCAGGCTGAGAGCAATATGAATACTTCTGCCACTGTTGGAGCTGCTCCAAAACAGATCTGGG GTTCAATGGCAGAAGACAGTAAGGCTGATCATCATTACAGAATGATCAGCCTCAGACTGAAGAACAAATTACAAGAAGACTACAAGCGGATATTGGTTGGTAATTCCCAGACAGGTCATCGGCAGTACCTGAATGATATTTACACTGATCTATATGTGGTGGAGAATGAGACTGGAGGAATAGTGAGTGACCATGAGGTGAGACGGATTGAACTAAATAACAGCCAATTTACTGCGAAGGACTCAGCGATCCAGTGCAATGACATATTCAAAGACTATATGGGtcgacaaaacaaaaaagtgctGACGATGGGAATCACAGGGGTGGGAAAAACTGTCTCTGTCAATAAATTCATTCTTGACTGGGCTGAAGGAAATGAAAATCAGAATATACTCTTCATATTTCCTCTCCCATTCCGTAAACTGAATATGATTACAAAGAACTGCAGTCTCATGGATCTGCTTCATGAATGCTTCTTTAGTGGTCCAGAAGAACTGCCTTCTCTTCCTAAAGGTGACTGTAAGgtcatgttcatctttgatGGGCTGGATGAATGTCGCTTCCCATTGAAATTTGATGAGAGTGATGGATTAACAGATGTACATGAAAAAACAACAGTGAGTAAGATAGTTACAAACCTGGTCAAGGCTCATCTGGtttcctctgctctcatctggatcacATCCAGACCTGCAGCAGCCGGTCTCATACCCCGAGATTACATTGATCAGGTGACAGAGGTGCGAGGATTCAATGATGAGCAAAAAGAACAGTACTTCATCAAAAACAGTCCTGGGGTTTCTGAAAACATTATCCGTCACATCAGGAAATCCAGGAGCCTGTACATCATGTGCCACATCCCTGTCTTCTGCTGGATCTCTCTTACTGTTCTTCAGCCTCTACTGATTCAAGAGAGCAATGACAAAGTACCAACAACTCTCACAGGGATGTACACAAACTTCTTACTTTCTCAGGAGCAAAAGATGAAAAAATACTGCGATGATCTTGAACTTAATCCCAAAGCCAAGTCTTTTGAGCAGATTATTCTGAAACTTGGGAAATTGGCATTTAAACAGCTACAGAAAGGTAATCTGATTTTCTACAAAGAAGATCTTGAGGAGTGTGGACTGGATGTCAGTGAAGGGTCAGTGTTTTCTGGGTTATGCACTCAGATCTTTCAGAAGGACAAGGCTGTTTCAATGAGAAGCGTTTACAGCTTCATACATCTAAGTGTCCAGGAGTTCCTTGCTGCTCTCTATGTGTTTTTCAAATACAAATGTTCTAGAAGTACATTTGTATTTCTTCAATCCTGGACAGAAAAACTGAAATGGGGTATCTtcaaaaagtcattatttgacTTGCATAAGGTTGTGATCAACAAGGCTTTGCAGAGCAATAATGGGCATCTGGACCTTTTCCTCCGGTTCCTCTTGGGTCTATCAGTGGAGTCCAATCAGAGTGACCTGAAGGAACTGCTGCCAGCACTGGATCTGAAATCAGAGAATGTCAAATATACTGCTGATTATATCAAAAAGAAAATAGAGAAGGAGAAATCAGTAGAGAGAACCATCAACCTCTTCCACTGTCTGAATGAACTGAACGATGACTTTATGGAGGACATCCAGAATAATCTGAACTCAGGAAATCTTTCAGCACAGAATCTTTCCTCTGCTCAATGGTCAGCTCTGGTGTTTCTACTGCTGATGTCAGAAGAGACTAAAGAGATGTTTGAACTGCAGAAATACAGAAGATCCGACGAAGCACTGATGAGACTGCTACCAGTGATCAAAAACACAAGGAGAGCACT TTTACAGTCCTGTAATCTTACTGGTCAGTGTTGTGAGAGTTTGTCATCTATTCTACTTTCCTCAAACTCTGTCAtgagagagctggatctgagtAACAATGACCTGCAGGATTCAGCAGTGAAGCTGCTCTCTCATGGTCTGAAGAGCCCAAACTGTCAACTGCAGATACTGAG attacCATGTTGCAATCTTACTGATCAGTGCTGTGAGAGTTTGTCATCAGCTCTACAATCCTCAGACTGtgtcctgagagagctggatctgagtAACAATGACCTGCAGGATTCGGGAGTGAAGCTGCTCTCTGATGGACTGAAGAGCCCAAACTGTCAGCTACAGATGCTGAG gctgTCTGGCTGTATGGTGACAGAGGAAGGCTGTGGTTATGTGTCTTCAGCTCTGAGTTTAAACCCCttacacctgagagagctggatctgagctaCAATCACCCAGGAGATTCAGGAGTCAAGCTgctgaatgacaaaataaaggATCCAAACTGCTCACTGCAGATACTCAA CGTGGATCATGGAGGAGAGATCAGGATGAAAGCAGGATTACAAAAGT ATTACTGTGATCGCACACTGGATCCAAACACAGCACACTCTCGTCTCATTCTGTCTGATGAGAACAGGAAGGTCACATATGTGTATGGGCATCAGCCATATCCTGATCATCTAGAGAGATTTAAGATCTGTGAACAGGTTCTGTGTGGAGAGAGTTTGactggacgctgttactgggaggctGAATGGAGCGGATATAATGCAGATATATCAGTGACTTATAAAGGAGTCAACGAGAAAGGAAGAAGTGTCTGGGGGTTTGGATCCAATGACAAATCCTGGACTCTGATCTGCTCTGATTACAAATTCTCTGTCTGGCACATTAAAAAGCTAACTAGCATACCAGCCCCTCCACCCTTTTCTAACAGAGTAGGTGTCTATCTGGACGTTTTGGCCGgcactctgtccttctacagtgTCTCTgatacacactcactcacacacttatACACATTCAACACCACATTCACTGAACCCCTCTATGCTGGATTTAGGGTTTATTTGAACTCTTCAGTGTATCTGTGTCAGATTAAAACTAGATGCACATCCATCAAAAACTGA
- the LOC137031940 gene encoding uncharacterized protein, translated as MTVFKRYRTMKETLNELAQLRDSGFGQPWPRHGLKLLYWFANDCFSFSNDNVMISECDPADGDFGFHLFENRYDENGEKLLPDIDFPYYVVGNLNSPGAEELPDYVSEDNSPDLHNSNTDRIIVSLYDEECFQRVYVTQHHDRSNYNPNATYPISRGLLMIIRRMSLEDFLEEMGYFTYIQPFYPMPVINYSPQTTNTFSLDLPAVTPSSSDSDDSESPETKNNDTKIQMDDDTSSLNSSENLPERKGFWESICTIL; from the exons ATGACGGTTTTCAAGAG GTACAGGACCATGAAGGAAACATTAAATGAATTGGCCCAGCTGAGAGACTCTGGGTTCGGTCAACCCTGGCCCAGACATGGACTCAAACTCCTCTACTGGTTCGCCAATGACTGTTTTTCTTTTAGCAATGACAATGTCAtgatctctgaatgtgacccaGCTGACGGAGACTTTGGTTTTCACCTTTTTGAGAACAGATATGACGAAAATGGGGAAAAACTTCTTCCAGACATAGACTTCCCTTACTATGTGGTTGGCAATCTAAATTCACCAGGAGCTGAAGAACTTCCTGATTATGTCTCAGAAGACAATTCTCCTGACCTTCACAACAGCAACACAGACCGCATCATTGTCAGTCTCTATGATGAGGAGTGCTTTCAGAGAGTTTATGTGACTCAACACCATGACCGATCAAACTACAATCCAAACGCCACTTACCCAATCTCCAGAGGCCTTCTCATGATCATCAGGAGGATGAGTTTAGAGGACTTTCTGGAGGAGATGGGTTATTTTACATACATACAGCCTTTCTACCCAATGCCTGTCATCAATTACAGTCCTCAAACTACAAACACATTCAGTCTAGATTTACCTGCGGTCACTCCATCATCCAGTGATTCAGATGACAGCGAGTCTCCTGAAACAAAGAACAATGACACCAAAATCCAGATGGATGATGACACGTCTTCACTCAACTCCTCAGAGAACTTACCCGAGAGGAAGGGATTTTGGGAAAGTATCTGCACCatactttaa